In Desulfosediminicola ganghwensis, a single window of DNA contains:
- the galE gene encoding UDP-glucose 4-epimerase GalE: protein MHVLVTGGAGYIGSHTCLELLEAGHTVTVVDNLSNSKEESLKRVAELTGKSVTFQHVDLLDKAALQRVFAGSETPFDTVIHFAGLKAVGESVEKPLWYYHNNLTGTLVLCEVMAEYGVKSIVFSSSATVYGDPASVPILEGFPLSCTNPYGRTKLMIEEILQDLNVSDDEWNVALLRYFNPVGAHKSGRIGEDPNGIPNNLMPYVSQVAVGKLARVTVFGDDYPTHDGTGVRDYIHVVDLALGHVRAIEKLMEKPGVVIYNLGTGQGYSVLDMIKAFSEASGREVPYVISGRRAGDIAACYANPAKAKRELNWVAERGVKEMCEDTWRWQTANPNGY from the coding sequence ATGCATGTTCTTGTCACCGGCGGAGCCGGATATATAGGGAGTCATACCTGCCTGGAGTTGCTGGAGGCAGGGCATACCGTTACAGTGGTTGATAATCTCTCAAATTCCAAGGAAGAGTCGCTTAAGCGGGTAGCCGAACTGACCGGGAAAAGTGTGACGTTCCAACACGTTGATCTCCTGGATAAAGCTGCTTTGCAGCGGGTGTTTGCAGGCAGCGAGACTCCATTTGATACGGTAATTCATTTTGCCGGCCTGAAAGCTGTCGGCGAGTCGGTGGAGAAGCCACTCTGGTATTATCATAATAATCTCACAGGTACCCTCGTACTCTGTGAGGTTATGGCTGAATACGGGGTGAAGAGTATAGTCTTCAGTTCTTCGGCAACGGTTTATGGTGACCCTGCATCTGTGCCGATCTTAGAAGGTTTTCCGCTGTCGTGTACCAATCCCTACGGCCGTACTAAATTAATGATTGAAGAGATTCTGCAGGATCTCAACGTGAGCGATGATGAATGGAATGTGGCATTGCTCAGGTATTTCAATCCGGTGGGAGCGCACAAGAGCGGCAGGATAGGCGAAGACCCGAATGGCATCCCCAATAATCTGATGCCGTATGTGTCCCAGGTGGCGGTTGGCAAGCTGGCGCGGGTGACTGTATTCGGTGATGATTACCCGACTCACGATGGAACCGGGGTACGGGACTATATCCATGTGGTTGACCTGGCTTTGGGTCATGTACGTGCAATCGAAAAACTGATGGAGAAGCCGGGTGTCGTCATATACAACCTCGGAACCGGTCAGGGGTATAGCGTTCTCGATATGATCAAGGCCTTCAGCGAGGCCAGTGGCCGTGAGGTGCCCTATGTTATCTCCGGCAGGAGGGCGGGCGATATTGCAGCATGTTATGCAAATCCAGCTAAGGCAAAAAGGGAGTTGAACTGGGTGGCGGAGAGGGGAGTCAAAGAGATGTGTGAGGACACCTGGCGCTGGCAGACAGCAAACCCGAACGGTTACTGA
- a CDS encoding hydrogenase maturation protease: protein MIFGCGNEIMGDDGFGPAVIAELHNKHTLPDGVQAVDAGTQVREYLFDYVLSEEERPESIIIIDAVDFEGKTPGDVFRIHPIDIPPKKIHDFSLHQFPTVNLLHELEQHTGIRVVIIAGQVQYIPEEIAPGLTPAMSAAVPVACEHIIHILSEQK from the coding sequence ATGATTTTTGGATGTGGAAATGAAATTATGGGTGATGACGGATTTGGTCCGGCTGTCATTGCAGAACTGCATAACAAACACACCCTGCCTGATGGAGTACAAGCCGTTGATGCTGGTACGCAGGTCAGAGAGTATCTCTTCGATTATGTTTTAAGTGAAGAAGAGCGACCGGAATCAATTATAATCATAGATGCGGTTGATTTCGAAGGAAAAACTCCCGGTGATGTTTTTCGTATCCACCCCATCGATATTCCTCCCAAAAAAATCCACGATTTTTCACTTCACCAATTTCCCACAGTAAATCTTCTGCACGAACTCGAACAGCACACTGGTATCCGCGTAGTCATCATAGCGGGCCAGGTTCAATATATACCGGAGGAAATTGCTCCGGGTTTGACCCCAGCGATGTCTGCTGCCGTTCCTGTGGCATGTGAACATATAATTCACATTCTTTCTGAACAAAAGTAA
- a CDS encoding 4Fe-4S dicluster domain-containing protein has protein sequence MYEFKVSELAEEFGVHRNTIRNWINAGTLSAKEGPGRKYLMRFQDYQALCEKFGREPLVRPTSHVDLKAVKPIEKIESEQILLNDTSSDLVLDPSWADSCLTCGSCSSACPIAGVDGLDPRKIVRMANFGMDKELVDSSWPWKCTMCGKCEEACPANIQIVALMRKIRGTRDRNQVPGPIHKGVQMCLERGNNLGIPKDDFVFLLEDLGEELAEDECPGFVTPVDVHGARVLVTVNSKEPFAEPDDMKWWWKIFYAAGESWTIASEHWEGVNWGLFSGDDESMKIVVGRIVDNMRRLNCKVLLLPEUGHAYFATRSGLTKWFPEALKEFKIVTVFDLLLEYIREGRIELDKSVHNVPLAYHDPCNYGRKSLKAFGQGYFEEGREVASACADDVRELNPNRNGAYCCGAGGGAWAMPYAEERVFYGRIKARQITESGAELIVAPCHNCRDQIMKSLTKEYDLDIEVKYLWELVADSLIIPKKQ, from the coding sequence ATGTACGAATTTAAAGTCAGTGAGCTGGCCGAGGAATTTGGAGTACATCGGAACACCATAAGAAACTGGATTAACGCCGGAACTCTCTCTGCAAAAGAGGGACCAGGACGCAAGTATCTTATGAGGTTTCAGGACTACCAGGCCCTCTGCGAGAAGTTTGGTCGCGAGCCCCTTGTCCGCCCTACCAGCCATGTTGATTTAAAAGCAGTTAAACCGATTGAAAAGATTGAAAGCGAACAGATCCTGCTCAATGATACCTCAAGCGACTTGGTGCTTGATCCATCATGGGCCGATTCGTGTCTCACCTGTGGATCCTGCTCGTCCGCTTGTCCGATTGCCGGTGTCGACGGACTCGACCCGCGTAAGATCGTCCGTATGGCCAATTTTGGTATGGATAAGGAGCTGGTTGATTCCAGCTGGCCGTGGAAATGCACTATGTGTGGCAAGTGTGAAGAGGCCTGTCCTGCCAACATTCAGATCGTAGCACTGATGCGGAAAATTCGTGGGACCAGGGATAGAAACCAGGTTCCCGGACCTATCCACAAAGGTGTGCAGATGTGCCTCGAGCGCGGAAACAACCTCGGTATCCCCAAAGACGATTTCGTCTTCCTGTTGGAAGATCTTGGCGAAGAACTCGCTGAAGACGAATGTCCTGGGTTCGTGACCCCTGTGGATGTACACGGTGCACGGGTATTGGTAACGGTGAACTCAAAAGAGCCGTTTGCCGAGCCGGATGACATGAAGTGGTGGTGGAAGATTTTCTACGCCGCCGGTGAGTCCTGGACCATCGCCTCTGAACACTGGGAAGGCGTTAACTGGGGCCTGTTCTCCGGTGATGACGAATCGATGAAAATCGTTGTCGGCCGCATCGTCGACAACATGCGTAGGCTGAACTGTAAGGTTCTGCTACTACCCGAATGAGGCCACGCATATTTTGCAACCCGGTCCGGGTTGACCAAATGGTTTCCAGAGGCTCTCAAAGAATTCAAGATTGTCACAGTATTCGATCTCCTGCTCGAGTACATCCGTGAAGGACGTATCGAGCTTGACAAGTCTGTGCACAACGTTCCCCTCGCGTACCATGACCCTTGTAACTACGGGCGTAAATCCCTCAAGGCTTTTGGCCAGGGATACTTTGAGGAAGGACGTGAAGTAGCAAGTGCCTGTGCGGATGACGTACGCGAACTGAATCCAAATAGAAACGGTGCATATTGCTGTGGTGCCGGTGGCGGTGCCTGGGCAATGCCTTACGCCGAAGAGCGTGTATTTTATGGACGTATCAAGGCCCGTCAGATCACAGAGTCAGGTGCTGAGCTTATTGTCGCGCCATGCCATAACTGTCGCGACCAGATCATGAAATCGCTCACTAAGGAATATGATCTGGATATTGAGGTGAAATACCTCTGGGAGCTGGTGGCGGATTCGCTCATCATCCCGAAAAAACAGTAG
- a CDS encoding FAD-dependent oxidoreductase: protein MLDNKIGSVMIVGGGVTGMQAALDLADSGYYVYLIEKSGAIGGAMAQLDKTFPTNDCSMUIIAPKLVECGRHLNIKLMTLSEITAINGEAGNFTVTVKEEPRYVDMDKCIACGACTDKCPKKVDSEYDAATGKRKAIYVKYAQAVPLKYQIDPHNCIRLKKPGACGFCEKVCDAGAINFDDTEKIHEVNVGAVIMAPGFEAYDPKDAGVWGYGDYPNVITSLQLERYLSASGPTEGHLIRPSDNKPVNKVAFLQCVGSRDENLCGNGYCSSVCCMYALKEAVIAKDHVPGISTSIFYMDMRTHGKEFDRYMDRAKNESGVRMVRCKVNGVEPAGDSGDLRLSYVNEQGRQIEEYYDLVVLSVGLQTSKQMLGLADVAGIQLTADKFAATSDFAPVTTSREGIFTCGAFAGPKDIPQSVVEGSAAAAAVSQVLAPARHELSTEATFPEERDVSKEDPRLGVFICHCGSNIAGTVDVAAVEEYAATLPNVVYVERNLFSCSQDTQDMIVKRIKEQNLNRIVIAACTPRTHEPLFRETLKAAGLNEYLVEMANIRNHNSWVHSDTPKLATDKAKDLVRMAAAKVTYGTSLKPFNVPITQKGLVVGGGVSGLTSALNLAEQGFEVHLVERTDTLGGNALHLQDTWSGEHIPTKVAKLVDAVTWNEKIIIHKGFEVKTVDGFVGNFKTTIKTKDGLAKTIEHGVGIIATGGSIYSPIEYGYRKIKKVVTSIEFDKLHELKETHVRNASTFVFVQCVGSREGDVNYCSKVCCTHSVQSAIELKKEDPKRNVYILYRDMRTYGQREALYRQARKMGVIFINYELHGKPEVEARGEKIDVSVWDHVLHRPLKIEADMVILASAIRPKEDAKKLAQIFKVPVDGDGFFLEAHAKLRPVDFSTDGMFVAGLAHYPKPMEESVAQALAASSRAATLLSKLDISMDAVKANVDAENCDGCALCIDVCPYHAISLEDVAGTEKKIISVNKAKCKGCGLCQGTCPKRGVFVGGFTTKQISSQIQAALAV, encoded by the coding sequence ATGCTGGACAATAAGATTGGGTCGGTGATGATCGTGGGTGGCGGTGTCACGGGTATGCAGGCTGCCCTGGACCTTGCCGACTCCGGATACTATGTCTACCTGATTGAAAAATCAGGGGCCATCGGCGGTGCCATGGCCCAGTTGGACAAGACCTTCCCTACCAACGATTGCTCGATGTGAATCATCGCGCCAAAATTGGTGGAGTGCGGTCGGCACTTGAATATTAAACTGATGACTTTAAGTGAAATTACCGCCATCAATGGTGAAGCTGGTAATTTTACTGTTACTGTAAAAGAAGAGCCACGTTATGTGGACATGGACAAATGTATCGCCTGTGGAGCATGTACCGATAAATGCCCCAAGAAGGTGGACAGCGAGTATGATGCTGCCACCGGCAAGCGCAAGGCGATCTATGTTAAATATGCTCAGGCAGTACCGCTGAAGTATCAGATCGATCCGCACAATTGTATCAGACTCAAAAAGCCTGGTGCCTGTGGGTTCTGTGAGAAGGTCTGTGATGCCGGTGCGATTAACTTTGATGATACTGAGAAAATTCATGAGGTGAACGTCGGTGCGGTAATCATGGCTCCTGGTTTTGAGGCCTATGATCCGAAAGATGCAGGCGTCTGGGGTTACGGTGATTATCCCAATGTTATTACCTCGCTGCAGCTTGAGCGTTACCTTTCGGCTTCAGGCCCGACCGAGGGTCACCTGATCCGTCCTTCCGACAACAAGCCGGTCAACAAAGTTGCGTTCCTGCAGTGTGTCGGCTCCCGTGACGAGAACCTGTGCGGGAACGGTTACTGCTCTTCCGTATGTTGTATGTACGCCCTGAAAGAGGCGGTGATTGCCAAGGATCACGTTCCCGGCATTTCCACTTCCATTTTCTATATGGATATGCGTACCCACGGTAAAGAATTTGACAGGTACATGGATCGCGCCAAGAACGAGTCCGGCGTCCGCATGGTTCGCTGTAAAGTGAACGGTGTTGAGCCTGCAGGTGATTCCGGTGACCTGAGACTATCTTACGTGAATGAGCAGGGCCGTCAGATCGAGGAATACTATGATCTGGTAGTGCTCTCCGTAGGCCTTCAGACCTCCAAGCAGATGCTGGGCCTTGCAGACGTTGCAGGCATCCAGCTGACCGCCGATAAGTTTGCCGCCACCTCGGATTTTGCGCCTGTTACCACTTCCCGCGAGGGTATTTTTACCTGTGGTGCTTTCGCAGGGCCCAAAGATATTCCCCAGTCGGTTGTTGAAGGCTCTGCAGCGGCAGCAGCCGTTTCCCAGGTCCTGGCCCCAGCCCGCCATGAACTCTCCACAGAGGCAACCTTTCCTGAAGAGCGTGATGTCAGCAAGGAAGACCCACGTCTTGGTGTATTTATCTGCCATTGCGGTTCGAACATTGCCGGCACAGTCGATGTGGCCGCTGTAGAAGAATATGCGGCGACCCTGCCGAATGTTGTTTACGTGGAAAGAAACCTGTTCTCCTGTTCCCAGGATACTCAGGACATGATCGTCAAGAGGATCAAGGAGCAGAATCTGAACAGGATCGTCATTGCGGCCTGTACCCCGCGTACCCACGAGCCGTTGTTCCGCGAGACCTTAAAGGCAGCTGGCCTCAACGAATACCTGGTGGAGATGGCCAATATCAGGAATCACAACTCCTGGGTACACTCCGATACTCCGAAGCTAGCCACCGACAAAGCCAAGGATCTGGTTCGCATGGCGGCGGCAAAAGTCACCTACGGCACTTCATTGAAGCCGTTCAATGTACCAATTACCCAGAAAGGCCTTGTCGTCGGTGGCGGTGTCTCCGGCCTGACCTCCGCCTTGAACCTTGCCGAGCAGGGCTTTGAGGTACATCTGGTTGAGCGTACTGACACTCTCGGTGGTAATGCCCTGCATCTGCAGGACACCTGGAGTGGAGAGCATATCCCGACCAAAGTCGCCAAGCTGGTCGATGCGGTTACCTGGAATGAGAAGATCATCATTCACAAGGGATTTGAGGTGAAAACGGTTGATGGCTTTGTGGGTAACTTCAAGACCACCATCAAGACCAAAGATGGTCTTGCCAAGACCATCGAACATGGTGTCGGCATTATCGCAACCGGTGGCTCAATTTACTCACCCATTGAGTACGGCTATCGCAAGATCAAGAAAGTTGTTACCTCCATCGAATTCGATAAGCTGCACGAGCTGAAAGAGACTCACGTACGAAACGCCAGTACATTTGTCTTCGTTCAGTGTGTCGGTTCCCGCGAAGGTGACGTCAACTACTGCTCAAAAGTCTGCTGTACTCACTCTGTACAGAGCGCGATCGAGCTCAAGAAAGAAGATCCGAAACGTAATGTTTACATCCTGTATCGTGATATGCGTACCTACGGACAGCGTGAAGCGTTGTACCGGCAGGCTCGTAAGATGGGTGTTATCTTCATCAACTACGAGCTGCACGGTAAGCCGGAGGTTGAGGCGCGCGGTGAGAAGATCGACGTCAGTGTCTGGGATCACGTACTCCATCGTCCGCTGAAGATCGAGGCTGACATGGTTATCCTCGCATCTGCCATCCGACCGAAGGAAGATGCCAAGAAACTGGCCCAGATCTTCAAGGTACCAGTGGATGGCGATGGTTTCTTCCTTGAGGCCCATGCGAAGCTGCGACCGGTAGATTTCTCTACCGATGGTATGTTCGTTGCCGGTCTGGCCCATTATCCGAAGCCGATGGAAGAGTCAGTAGCCCAGGCCCTGGCAGCGTCTTCACGTGCTGCGACCCTGCTCTCCAAGCTCGACATCTCCATGGATGCGGTCAAAGCCAATGTTGATGCCGAAAACTGCGACGGCTGTGCCCTCTGTATCGACGTCTGCCCATACCACGCTATCAGCCTGGAAGACGTTGCAGGCACCGAGAAGAAAATCATTTCGGTGAACAAGGCCAAGTGTAAAGGTTGTGGCCTTTGCCAGGGAACATGTCCGAAACGTGGTGTCTTTGTAGGCGGCTTTACCACGAAACAGATTAGCAGTCAGATTCAGGCGGCCCTTGCAGTATAG
- a CDS encoding hydrogenase iron-sulfur subunit, with translation MSFEPKIIAFCCNWCSYAAADLAGISRMQYPPNVRIIRVMCSGMVNPEQVLDALNQGADGVMVLGUHLGECHYLDGNYKAMSRSDMINTLLEDFGFESERFQIAWVSSAEPDKFVAAVTDMTKRVKQLGPINSQSAEAA, from the coding sequence ATGAGTTTTGAGCCTAAGATCATTGCATTCTGCTGCAACTGGTGCTCCTATGCCGCTGCTGATCTTGCGGGTATTTCCAGGATGCAGTATCCGCCAAACGTGCGGATTATAAGGGTAATGTGCTCGGGTATGGTTAATCCCGAGCAGGTTCTGGACGCGCTGAATCAAGGTGCGGACGGAGTTATGGTACTCGGCTGACACCTCGGTGAATGTCATTACCTGGATGGTAATTATAAAGCGATGAGTCGATCCGATATGATCAACACCCTGCTTGAGGACTTCGGATTCGAAAGTGAAAGATTTCAGATTGCCTGGGTTTCCTCGGCGGAGCCGGACAAGTTTGTAGCAGCTGTGACTGATATGACCAAACGTGTCAAGCAGTTGGGCCCGATTAACAGTCAAAGTGCCGAGGCGGCATAA
- a CDS encoding methyl viologen-reducing hydrogenase, with product MGVTTALEWLGSCSGCEIAILNIGEDLIPIITEALDIVHAPVLMDHKYFGQTGEGTVLTIPKATVGIVTGGVANHEHLEVLEEMRAKCDVLIALGSCATHGGIPALMNGQDLKESWEDIFKTPTTDPGAEIPTIEVPAPLDRVYACDEKVKIDLQLPGCPPNPAHIAEVIFSLLENRDPVLPTKSVCDSCPAKREGKGEVKEIKRFTKNAKFNPEEPISEMRCLLEQGFLCLGPVTAAGCAKRGAPSCISARVPCRGCFGPVRKDGNQLLDMMNALASNGIDFKSVEDRRSILRFSGAHGLLKPLKKRVAVEEEA from the coding sequence ATGGGAGTTACTACTGCTTTAGAGTGGCTGGGGTCCTGTTCCGGCTGTGAGATCGCGATCCTCAATATCGGTGAGGATCTGATCCCCATTATTACCGAGGCGCTGGATATTGTTCATGCCCCGGTCCTGATGGATCATAAATATTTTGGCCAGACGGGTGAGGGCACAGTGCTCACGATCCCCAAGGCCACGGTTGGTATCGTTACCGGTGGTGTAGCAAACCACGAGCATCTCGAGGTGCTCGAAGAGATGCGCGCCAAGTGTGATGTACTGATCGCCCTCGGTTCCTGTGCTACCCACGGAGGTATCCCGGCGCTGATGAACGGCCAGGACCTGAAGGAGAGCTGGGAAGATATTTTCAAAACACCCACCACCGATCCAGGTGCGGAGATCCCCACCATCGAAGTACCCGCACCGTTGGATCGGGTTTACGCCTGTGATGAAAAGGTCAAGATCGACCTGCAGTTACCGGGTTGCCCACCTAACCCGGCCCATATCGCGGAAGTGATCTTTTCTCTTCTTGAGAATCGTGATCCTGTACTGCCCACCAAGTCTGTCTGCGATAGTTGCCCTGCCAAGCGTGAGGGCAAAGGTGAAGTGAAAGAGATCAAGCGCTTCACCAAAAATGCCAAGTTCAACCCTGAGGAACCTATCAGCGAGATGCGTTGTCTGCTCGAGCAGGGCTTCCTCTGTCTTGGACCGGTAACCGCAGCCGGCTGCGCCAAGCGTGGTGCGCCCAGCTGTATTTCCGCGCGCGTTCCCTGCCGCGGTTGTTTCGGCCCCGTACGTAAAGACGGCAATCAGCTGCTTGATATGATGAATGCCCTCGCCAGTAACGGGATTGATTTTAAATCAGTGGAAGACAGACGCTCCATTCTGCGCTTCTCCGGCGCCCATGGATTGCTTAAGCCACTGAAAAAACGTGTAGCAGTAGAGGAGGAGGCGTAG
- a CDS encoding Ni/Fe hydrogenase subunit alpha: MGTVLNIAPVSRIEGHAKIAIHLDDGGNVEDAFLHIQSLRGFEKFIEGRPAEEVPRIVNRICGICPWMHHLASNKAVDGAFGVTPTPTGHKLREMCQVMAHINDKILHFFFLASPDFVLGPDADYSVRNVIGVAKAAPELATQVVKMRQLGQMMLERFAGKAIHPIAGVTGGFAKPLLESERQELLKDTRTLLDFSLYSLDFAINNVFSKYMDVISELGNITTGFLGTVDREDGSLRIYDGKQRLMKPDGSYIDFEGEEYADHLGEHVEPWAYSKMPYAKSWNEGFDLNLAAPKGIYRANTLARINVCDKISTPQANAALQQFREQFGRPAQQTLLYHYARLIEMVYACERTIEILEWEGITDTNIRAKVEPKAGRGVGIVEAPRGTLIHDYVTDKNGCIEKANLIVGTTHNIAPMNMSVKQAATSLIKDGNYNEGLLNQVEMAVRAYDPUMSCATHRLDGGVPVSVSIIDSEGKEVDSLTN; the protein is encoded by the coding sequence ATGGGAACTGTACTTAACATAGCTCCAGTCTCCCGCATTGAAGGACACGCGAAAATCGCCATCCATCTCGACGATGGTGGCAATGTGGAGGATGCTTTCCTCCACATCCAGTCCCTACGCGGGTTTGAAAAATTTATTGAGGGGCGGCCTGCTGAAGAGGTCCCTCGCATCGTTAACAGGATCTGTGGTATCTGTCCCTGGATGCATCATCTGGCTTCCAATAAAGCGGTTGATGGTGCCTTTGGCGTTACCCCGACCCCGACAGGTCACAAGCTGCGTGAAATGTGCCAGGTAATGGCACATATCAACGACAAGATCCTGCACTTCTTCTTCCTGGCCTCTCCTGACTTCGTGCTTGGCCCGGATGCGGACTATTCGGTTCGAAACGTTATTGGTGTGGCCAAGGCGGCGCCAGAGCTGGCTACCCAGGTTGTTAAAATGCGTCAGCTCGGCCAGATGATGCTGGAGCGTTTTGCCGGCAAGGCTATTCACCCGATCGCCGGTGTGACTGGAGGTTTTGCCAAGCCTCTTCTTGAGAGTGAGCGTCAGGAGTTGTTGAAAGACACACGCACTCTCCTCGACTTCTCCCTCTATTCCCTCGATTTCGCCATCAATAACGTTTTTTCAAAGTATATGGACGTTATCAGCGAGCTTGGGAACATTACCACAGGCTTTCTGGGTACCGTCGACCGTGAAGATGGTTCTCTTCGCATCTATGACGGCAAACAGCGTTTGATGAAGCCTGACGGAAGCTATATTGATTTCGAAGGCGAAGAGTATGCGGATCATCTCGGTGAGCATGTTGAGCCGTGGGCATATTCCAAGATGCCGTATGCCAAGTCCTGGAACGAGGGTTTTGATCTGAATCTGGCGGCGCCTAAAGGTATCTACCGTGCAAATACCCTGGCCAGAATCAACGTTTGTGACAAGATCTCCACCCCGCAGGCCAACGCGGCGCTACAGCAGTTCCGTGAACAGTTCGGCAGACCTGCCCAACAGACTCTGCTCTATCATTATGCCCGTCTGATCGAGATGGTTTACGCCTGTGAGCGCACCATCGAGATTCTCGAGTGGGAAGGCATCACAGATACGAACATCCGTGCCAAGGTAGAGCCGAAAGCGGGACGCGGTGTGGGTATTGTTGAAGCTCCACGCGGTACCCTGATCCATGATTATGTAACCGATAAAAACGGTTGTATTGAGAAAGCGAACCTGATTGTGGGCACCACTCACAATATCGCGCCAATGAATATGAGCGTGAAGCAGGCTGCAACTTCCCTGATCAAGGATGGAAACTACAATGAAGGGTTGCTCAACCAGGTAGAGATGGCCGTCCGGGCCTACGACCCCTGAATGTCTTGTGCCACCCACCGCCTGGATGGCGGTGTACCTGTATCAGTATCCATCATCGACTCCGAAGGTAAGGAAGTTGATTCGTTAACCAACTGA